The sequence below is a genomic window from bacterium.
TACCTTTAAGTTTTTTCTTCTTTTCAAAAGCAGTAATAAAAGCGAAAAAAGATGGTACACTTACACACTTTTAAAGATAATATCAACATATCAGAAATTTCCAGACTATTAAAAGAGAGAGAAGATTTTTTGCCTTTAATGGAATACTACTCTAAAGAGGTAGCGCCTAACCTCTTTTTTCAACCAGAAAACTCAAAAAAAATTAAAGAGTTGAGGATAAACAACGCAATAAAAAATCTTCTATTTCTGAATGAGTTTAAACTTCTTGTTGAATCTTTTAATAATGACGATATAAACCTTATCCTTCTTAAGGGATTAGCAATGGAACCCTACTACCCTGATGGACTTAGAACATTTTCTGATATTGATATTTTAGTACACAAAAAAGATTTGAAAAAGATAGATTTAGTAATGGGTAAATTAGGTTATTCTCAAAATAACGAGCCACGAGAAGGGGCTATCAACGTAAGGAAGAATATAGGATATACCAAAAAGAAAGGAAGGAACCTCCTTGTTGAATGCCACTTTCTTCTGGGGCCTACTCCATATCTGGATAGATTGCAACCAAAAACTCTTTTTAGAGAAGCAGGTAGTGTTAAGTTTGGAGATGTAGAAACTCTTGTATTATCCCTTGAAGATACCCTTATTAACCTTGCATTACATATTTTTAGCCATATTCCAGACCCTTGTATTGTAAGTATTTGTGATATTAGACAATTAATTCTTCATAATGAGAAAGATATAAACTGGGATATTCTTATTTCAAAAACAGTAAAATATAAACTGGCAATGCCAATGAGATTTGCCTTTAATAGAGTGTTAGAAGTCTTTGATATACCAGTTATTTCTTCTGTTTTAGATAAATTAAAGAATATAAGGATAAGTAAAAGAGAAGAACTAATTTTATCTCTTCTGGAAAACCCAAACAGAAAAGTAGCCAACCTTGGCAAACTTCTTTTTGGATTTAGAACTATAAGAAAAGTTCAATTAATTATTTATATACTTTTTCCGAGTCGTAAATATATTCAGGAAAGATTTAAGGTAGGTGACTCAAAATTTCTTTTCTTATATTATTTCAAAAATATTAAAGAAAATGTTATTATGGCACTTTCTTGGTTTTTAGGTGAGTGAAAAAGAGTATGTGGTGTCTACTCACTCTGGTACTACGGCGCATACACCTTCTACGCCACAATCGGGCATTCTGAGAACTCACCCTTCTGCATAGAAGACATCTCCGAAGGGCTTAACAGGCTCAGAGTAGATGATACGATAAAAGTCAAAAAGGTGAATACTCTGGATGAAAAAGGTAAAATACAACAGTCCGGAGTAGATAGGTTATAGGCTGTATGTTCTAGTGAGGCGACAACAGACCTCGTAGAGTAGGTTAACTGGCACCTATAACTGAATAGTCACCATAGGCCAAGAAGAGCCTGAATAGGAGGATGGTGTTCACCAAAATATAACTCTACTCCGAAGACACAACGAACCAGGGAGGTAGAGATGAGAAGATATATCGGAGTAGATTTGCATAAGAGAAGTTTTGTAGTTTGCTATAGAAACCTTGCAGAAGAAGTAAAAGTAAGAGAGTATAAAGTAACAGAAAAAGATTTAGAAGC
It includes:
- a CDS encoding nucleotidyltransferase family protein, coding for MVHLHTFKDNINISEISRLLKEREDFLPLMEYYSKEVAPNLFFQPENSKKIKELRINNAIKNLLFLNEFKLLVESFNNDDINLILLKGLAMEPYYPDGLRTFSDIDILVHKKDLKKIDLVMGKLGYSQNNEPREGAINVRKNIGYTKKKGRNLLVECHFLLGPTPYLDRLQPKTLFREAGSVKFGDVETLVLSLEDTLINLALHIFSHIPDPCIVSICDIRQLILHNEKDINWDILISKTVKYKLAMPMRFAFNRVLEVFDIPVISSVLDKLKNIRISKREELILSLLENPNRKVANLGKLLFGFRTIRKVQLIIYILFPSRKYIQERFKVGDSKFLFLYYFKNIKENVIMALSWFLGE